One stretch of Desulfocurvus vexinensis DSM 17965 DNA includes these proteins:
- a CDS encoding response regulator transcription factor produces MDVLLIDDQPIVCRGAMAVLAAALPQCACAVAETPRQAEARLALAPPDLVLLDPALAGGAGDEVLRGIVTRHPRVPVLAFSFLPEQAHAARALRSGARGFVSKGAGEREFLDAVATVLAGRRYVSPELVSVLAARLATPRPRPARALLSARELEVARALARGVRLTDIARAMGVSVKTAGTYRTRALAKLHLGSNAELGASARALGLLDTTP; encoded by the coding sequence ATGGACGTGCTCCTCATCGACGACCAGCCCATTGTCTGCCGGGGGGCCATGGCCGTGCTCGCGGCGGCCCTGCCGCAGTGCGCCTGCGCGGTGGCCGAAACGCCCCGGCAGGCCGAAGCCCGCCTGGCCCTGGCCCCGCCCGACCTGGTGCTGCTGGACCCGGCGCTGGCCGGGGGCGCGGGCGACGAGGTGCTGCGCGGCATCGTCACCCGCCACCCCCGGGTGCCCGTGCTGGCCTTCAGCTTCCTGCCCGAGCAGGCCCACGCCGCGCGCGCCCTGCGCAGCGGGGCGCGCGGCTTCGTCTCCAAGGGGGCGGGAGAGCGGGAGTTCCTGGACGCCGTGGCCACCGTGCTGGCGGGCAGGCGCTACGTCAGCCCGGAGCTGGTCAGCGTGCTGGCGGCCCGGCTGGCCACGCCGCGCCCCCGCCCGGCCCGGGCCCTGCTCTCGGCCCGCGAGCTGGAGGTGGCCCGGGCCCTGGCCCGGGGCGTGCGCCTGACGGACATCGCCCGGGCCATGGGCGTGAGCGTGAAGACGGCGGGCACCTACCGCACCCGGGCCCTGGCCAAGCTGCACCTGGGCTCCAACGCCGAGCTGGGCGCCAGCGCCCGGGCCCTGGGCCTGCTGGACACCACGCCCTGA
- a CDS encoding c-type cytochrome, which produces MSAACFVSSHSRPAPRRRARLCAAVGLALLALGLPALALASYSPRPAPTQAQLAAGATLFTAHCSQCHSAGPGAIDIMPLTAHLTRLGLEAAIEGQGLVFTHMPVFTGTREERDAIADYVVAGLHGRADAPEGGPLPQLPVTIPPFDSATAQYVLLTWNTLGMKCITDCDAAYSYLPPGNALGAALIRRGPVPEVLGGDAVALSYEAPEGFRNPSRHVRYWDFAASISGKVLPADTSTAGATMQGPMKWNPKSMNFEAVGIPVVPYSDDGTVNPYPLFTVRAVDKASGQELASTKVVVPVGTEMSCWRCHGGGWGRPEGTGVSLETARSILAVHDKRSGTDLIARADAGKPVLCQSCHPDPLLNAPGDPARLNLPAALHGFHVNYLKGRDAETCSFCHPDSTAGLTRCLRDSHGSAGMTCTPCHGYLEDHALSLLKKENERGNTRAPLLMRAVSPRLVPDVAAINARTPWLQEPDCLTCHTEHYTRPGADAVAFNTWTADASGLYRARKERTGKVSCIACHNSPHATHPSVNPFGADRDAVQPLQYQQLNAAIGAQGNCAVCHGPDAGLTPEMSPHHAMR; this is translated from the coding sequence ATGTCCGCCGCATGTTTCGTGTCTTCGCATTCCAGACCGGCCCCGCGCCGCCGGGCACGACTGTGCGCCGCAGTGGGGCTGGCGCTGCTGGCCCTGGGGCTGCCCGCGCTGGCCCTGGCGTCCTACTCGCCCCGGCCCGCGCCCACCCAGGCCCAGCTCGCCGCCGGGGCCACACTGTTCACCGCTCATTGCAGCCAGTGCCACAGCGCGGGCCCGGGGGCCATCGACATCATGCCCCTCACCGCGCACCTGACCCGCCTGGGCCTGGAAGCCGCCATCGAAGGCCAGGGGCTGGTCTTCACGCACATGCCCGTGTTCACGGGCACCCGCGAGGAGCGCGACGCCATCGCCGACTACGTGGTGGCGGGCCTGCACGGCAGGGCGGACGCCCCCGAGGGCGGGCCCCTGCCGCAACTGCCCGTGACCATCCCGCCCTTCGATTCCGCCACGGCCCAGTACGTGCTGCTGACCTGGAACACCCTGGGCATGAAGTGCATTACCGACTGCGACGCGGCCTACTCCTACCTGCCGCCGGGCAACGCCCTGGGGGCGGCGCTCATCCGGCGCGGGCCCGTGCCCGAGGTCCTGGGCGGGGACGCCGTGGCCCTGAGCTACGAGGCCCCCGAGGGCTTCCGCAACCCCTCGCGCCATGTCCGCTACTGGGACTTCGCCGCGTCCATCTCCGGCAAGGTCCTGCCCGCCGACACCTCCACCGCCGGGGCGACCATGCAGGGCCCCATGAAGTGGAACCCCAAGTCGATGAATTTCGAGGCCGTGGGCATCCCGGTGGTGCCGTATTCCGATGACGGCACGGTGAACCCCTATCCGCTGTTCACCGTGCGCGCCGTGGACAAGGCCTCGGGCCAGGAGCTGGCCAGCACCAAGGTGGTCGTGCCCGTGGGCACGGAGATGAGCTGCTGGCGCTGCCACGGCGGCGGCTGGGGCCGCCCCGAGGGCACGGGCGTGTCCCTGGAGACGGCCCGCTCCATCCTGGCCGTGCACGACAAGCGCAGCGGCACGGACCTCATCGCCCGCGCCGACGCGGGCAAGCCCGTGCTGTGCCAGAGCTGCCACCCCGACCCGCTGCTGAACGCCCCGGGCGACCCCGCGCGGCTCAACCTGCCTGCCGCCCTGCACGGCTTCCACGTCAACTACTTGAAGGGCCGGGACGCGGAGACGTGCTCCTTCTGCCACCCCGACAGCACCGCAGGGCTGACGCGCTGCCTGCGCGACAGCCACGGCAGCGCCGGGATGACCTGCACGCCCTGCCACGGCTACCTCGAAGACCACGCCCTGTCGCTGCTCAAGAAGGAGAACGAGCGGGGCAACACGCGCGCGCCGCTGCTCATGCGCGCCGTGAGCCCGCGCCTGGTACCCGACGTGGCGGCCATCAACGCGCGCACCCCGTGGCTTCAGGAGCCCGACTGCCTGACCTGCCACACCGAGCACTACACGCGCCCCGGCGCCGACGCCGTGGCCTTCAACACCTGGACAGCCGACGCCAGCGGACTGTACCGCGCGCGCAAGGAGCGGACGGGCAAGGTGTCGTGCATCGCCTGCCACAACAGCCCCCACGCCACCCACCCCTCGGTGAACCCCTTCGGGGCCGACCGCGACGCCGTGCAGCCGTTGCAGTACCAGCAGCTCAATGCCGCCATCGGCGCCCAGGGCAACTGCGCGGTGTGCCACGGGCCCGACGCCGGGCTGACCCCGGAAATGTCGCCGCACCACGCCATGCGCTAG